In Pikeienuella piscinae, the sequence GTAGATATCGCTCACATCGTCGCCATCGCCGGCGAGCAGGGCCTTGGTCGAGCACATCTCGGCGCAGATCGGCAGCTTGCCCTCGGCGATCCTGTTGCGGCCGTATTTCTGGAACTCGGCCTGCGAGTTGTCCTCCTCCGGCCCGCCATTGCAGAATGTGCATTTGTCCATCTTGCCGCGACTGCCGAAATTGCCGGCCTGCGGATATTGTGGCGCGCCGAACGGGCAAGCATAGAAACAATAACCGCACCCGATGCAGAGATCCTTTGAGTGCAGAACCACGCCGTCATCGGTCTGGTAGAAGCAATCCACCGGACAGACCGCCATGCAGGGCGCGTCGGAGCAATGCATGCAGGCGACCGAGATCGACCGCTCACCCGGCTTGCCGTCATTGATCGTCACCACCCGGCGGCGGTTGATGCCCCAGGGAATCTCATGCTCGTTCTTGCAGGCGGTCACACAGGCGTTGCATTCGATGCAGCGCTCGGCGTCGCAGAGGAATTTCGCTCTCGCCATTTCTCATTCCTCCCTTACGCGGCCCAGATCTTGCAGAGAGTGGCTTTCGTCTCCTGCATCTGGGTCACTGAATCGTAGCCGTATGTCTGCGCGGTGTTCGAGCTGTCGCCAAGCACATAAGGATCGGCGCCGTCGGGATATTTGTGCCTTCGATCCTCGCCCTGGAAATGCCCGCCGAAGTGGAACGGCATGAATGCGACGCCGACGCCGACACGTTCGGTCAGCAGCGCCATCACCTTGACCTTGGAGCCTTCCGCCCCCTCGACCCAGACCTGCGCGCCGTCGCGCAGGCCGAGATTGTTGGCGTCGCGCGGGTTGACCTCGACGAACATGTTCTGCTGCAACTCGGCCAGCCACGGGTTCGAGCGGGTCTCCTCGCCGCCACCCTCGTATTCCACCAGCCGGCCGGAAGTGAGGATAATCGGATAATCCTTCGAGAAGTCCTTCTTCTGGATCGAGGCGTAAAGCGTCGGTAGGCGATAAAACTTCCGATCCTCATAGGTCGGATAATCCGCCACCAGATCGCGCCGGCTCGAATATAGCGGCTCACGGTGGAGCGGCACCGGATCGGGGAAGGTCCAGACCACGGCGCGGGCGCGGGCGTTGCCGAAGGGGGCGCATTCGTGCTTGATCGCGACCCGCTGTATACCGCCGGAAAGATCGGTCTTCCAGTTTGTCTTCGGCCCGGCGATCCCGTCGATCACGGCGCGTTCCTCCGCGGTCAGATCGCCGTCCCAGCCGAGATCCATCAGCATCTGCATGGTGAACTCGGGGTAGCCGTCCTGAATCTCCGAGCCGAGCGAATAGACCCCGTCGGCGAGCAGATTGTCGCCGTCACGCTCCACCCCGAACCGGGCGCGGAAGGTCAGCCCGCCATCGGAGACGCGCTTGTGGGTGTCGTAAAGCAGCGGCGTGCCCGGATGCTTCATTTCGGGCGTGCCCCAGCATGGCCATGGCAGACCGTAATAGTCGCCATCCGCCGGGCCGCCATTGGCCTTGAGCGTGGTCCGGTCGAATGTATGCTGGTTCGCCATGTGAAGCTTGAGCCGCTCCGGCGACTGGCCGGTGTAGCCGACGGTCCACATGCCGCGATTGAACTCGCGGGTGATATCCTCGACATTCGGCTGATCCTCGCCGTCCATCGCGATATTCCGGAAGATCCGATCGGCGAAGCCGAACTTCTTAGAGAACTTCGCCAGGATGTCCTGATCCGGCACACTCTCGAAGAGCGGCTCGAAAACCCGGTCCCGCCACTGGAGCGAGCGATTGGAGGCGGTGACCGAGCCCCGCGTCTCGAACTGGGTCGCGGCCGGAAGCAGATAGACGCCGTCCGTCCGGTCGTGGAGAATGGCCGAGACGGTCGGATAGGGATCGACCACGACGAGAAGATCGAGCTTCTCCATCGCGGTCTTCATCTCGGCGCCGCGGGTCTGGGAGTTCGGCGCGTGACCCCAGAACACCATGGCCCGCACCTTGCTAGGCTGGTCCATGTTCTCGACGTCTTCGAGAACGCCGTCGATCCAGCGGCTGACCGGGATACCGTTTTCATTCATTAGCTTGA encodes:
- the fdh3B gene encoding formate dehydrogenase FDH3 subunit beta, whose product is MARAKFLCDAERCIECNACVTACKNEHEIPWGINRRRVVTINDGKPGERSISVACMHCSDAPCMAVCPVDCFYQTDDGVVLHSKDLCIGCGYCFYACPFGAPQYPQAGNFGSRGKMDKCTFCNGGPEEDNSQAEFQKYGRNRIAEGKLPICAEMCSTKALLAGDGDDVSDIYRERVVARGFGSGAWGWGTAYGQKGG
- a CDS encoding formate dehydrogenase subunit alpha, with the translated sequence MLRKKTGGIARGARNGSILSGVTEKSVDRRAFLRGSGLAIGGLAGLGALGGTVTRAEAQAATDGAVETIKSVCTHCSVGCTVMAEVSNGVWIGQEPGWDSPFNLGAHCAKGASVREHAHGERRLKYPMKLVDGEWTRVSWEEAIDEIGDQMLSIREESGPDAVYWLGSAKHSNEQAYLFRKFAAYWGSNNVDHQARICHSTTVAGVANTWGYGAMTNSYNDIHNSKAMLVIGANPAEAHPVSLMHLLKAKEENNAPLIVCDPRFTRTAAHADEYVRFRPGSDVAVMWGLLWHIFENGWEDREYIRTRVWGMDQIRTEVKKWNPEEVERVTGVPPEQMRRVARTLANNKPGTLIWCMGGTQHSNGNNNTRAYCVLQLALGNIGVSGGGANIFRGHDNVQGATDLGVLSHDTPGYYGLSEGAWAHWSRVWEEDLDWLKGRFATVPGAGKDGADLKLMNENGIPVSRWIDGVLEDVENMDQPSKVRAMVFWGHAPNSQTRGAEMKTAMEKLDLLVVVDPYPTVSAILHDRTDGVYLLPAATQFETRGSVTASNRSLQWRDRVFEPLFESVPDQDILAKFSKKFGFADRIFRNIAMDGEDQPNVEDITREFNRGMWTVGYTGQSPERLKLHMANQHTFDRTTLKANGGPADGDYYGLPWPCWGTPEMKHPGTPLLYDTHKRVSDGGLTFRARFGVERDGDNLLADGVYSLGSEIQDGYPEFTMQMLMDLGWDGDLTAEERAVIDGIAGPKTNWKTDLSGGIQRVAIKHECAPFGNARARAVVWTFPDPVPLHREPLYSSRRDLVADYPTYEDRKFYRLPTLYASIQKKDFSKDYPIILTSGRLVEYEGGGEETRSNPWLAELQQNMFVEVNPRDANNLGLRDGAQVWVEGAEGSKVKVMALLTERVGVGVAFMPFHFGGHFQGEDRRHKYPDGADPYVLGDSSNTAQTYGYDSVTQMQETKATLCKIWAA